Proteins co-encoded in one Papaver somniferum cultivar HN1 chromosome 5, ASM357369v1, whole genome shotgun sequence genomic window:
- the LOC113283897 gene encoding fimbrin-2-like, which produces MAAGYAGVLVSDPWLQNQFTQVELRSLKSHFLSMRRELGSVTLEDLPSMMSKLKIVGENLTDEERSSFLVESNGSLSEEVDFEGFLKVYLKMQAHTNAKPGGGGGAKDSSAFLKAATTTLLHTISESEKSSYVAHINNYLGEDPFLKKRLPIDPLSNDLFEVVKDGVLLCKLINVAVPGTIDERAINTKRILNPWERNENHTLCLNSAKAIGCTVVNIGTQDFIEGRRHLVLGVISQIIKIQLLADLNLKKTPQLLELVEDSKDMEELMGLAPEKILLRWMNFHLKKTSYKKTVTNFSSDVKDGLAYAHLLNVLAPEHGNPSIFTLKDFLERARLILQHADRMGCKRYLTAKDIVEGSPNLNLAFVAHVFQHRNGLKSQTKEISFIETSPDESQISREEKAFRLWINSLGNSTYIDNVFEDVRNGWVLLEALDKVSPGIVNWKIASKPPIKMPFRKVENCNQVVKIGKQLKFSLVNVAGNDIVQGNKKLILAFLWQLMRCNIIQLLKNLRSHSHDKEITDADILNWANVKVKNAGKTSQMKSFKDKSLSDGIFFLELLSAVEPRVVNWSLVTKGETDEEKKMNATYVISIARKLGCSIFLLPEDITEVNQKMMLTLTASIKYWFMKQPIEERPGGASDSENSSETMSNCTMDDSASETSSTEDR; this is translated from the exons ATGGCTGCTGGATATGCTGGTGTATTGGTTTCAGATCCATGGCTTCAGAATCAGTTCACTCAAGTTGAACTCAGAAGCTTAAAATCTCAT tttttatCGATGAGAAGAGAGCTGGGAAGTGTAACGTTAGAAGATTTACCATCAATGATGTCGAAACTAAAGATTGTTGGTGAGAATCTAACTGATGAAGAGAGAAGTTCTTTTTTGGTTGAATCAAATGGGAGTTTGAGTGAAGAAGTTGATTTTGAAGGATTTCTTAAG GTGTATCTGAAAATGCAAGCCCATACAAATGCTAAAccaggtggcggtggtggtgcaaAGGACTCATCTGCTTTCCTAAAAGCTGCTACAACTACGCTATTGCATACGATCAGTGAATCTGAAAAGTCATCATATGTTGCTCATATTAACAATTACCTTGGAGAAGATCCATTTTTAAAGAAACGCCTACCAATAGATCCGTTGTCTAATGATCTCTTTGAAGTTGTAAAGGATGGAGTTCTTCTATG TAAACTTATCAATGTGGCAGTCCCTGGGACTATCGATGAACGGGCAATCAATACTAAAAGGATACTTAACCCTTGGGAAAGGAATGAAAATCATACACTTTGTCTAAATTCTGCCAAGGCTATTGGGTGTACAGTAGTTAACATTGGCACCCAGGATTTTATTGAAGGAAGG CGTCATCTGGTGCTTGGTGTGATTTCTCAAATTATTAAG ATACAACTACTGGCAGACCTTAACTTGAAGAAAACACCTCAGCTTCTAGAGTTGGTTGAAGATAGTAAG GATATGGAAGAGCTGATGGGTCTAGCCCCTGAGAAGATATTGCTGAGGTGGATGAATTTCCACCTGAAGAAAACAAGCTACAAAAAAACAGTTACAAACTTCTCTTCGGATGTGAAG GATGGACTGGCTTATGCACACTTGCTAAATGTTCTTGCTCCAGAGCATGGTAACCCATCTATATTTACCTTAAAAGATTTTCTAGAGAGAGCCAGACTAATTCTTCAACATGCGGACCGAATGGGTTGCAAGAGATACTTGACAGCAAAAGACATAGTCGAGGGGTCGCCAAATCTAAACTTAGCATTTGTTGCACATGTTTTCCAGCACAG GAATGGTCTCAAATCACAAACGAAGGAAATATCTTTTATTGAAACTTCTCCAGATGAGTCCCAGATTTCCAGAGAAGAAAAAGCTTTTCGCCTTTGGATCAATAGTTTGGGTAATTCGACATATATTGACAATGTTTTTGAAGATGTTCGAAATGG ATGGGTCCTTTTAGAGGCCTTAGACAAGGTTTCTCCTGGTATAGTTAATTGGAAGATTGCAAGCAAACCTCCAATAAAAATGCCGTTCAGGAAAGTAGAAAACTGCAACCAAGTAGTGAAGATCGGTAAACAGTTAAAGTTTTCCCTAGTCAATGTTGCTGGGAATGATATTGTGCAGGGCAATAAGAAGCTTATATTGG CTTTCTTGTGGCAATTGATGCGTTGCAACATTATCCAGCTCCTCAAGAACTTGAGATCTCACTCTCATGACAAGGAGATAACTGATGCTGATATTCTGAACTGGGCTAATGTTAAAGTGAAGAATGCAGGGAAAACCAGTCAGATGAAAAGTTTTAAG GATAAGAGTCTCTCTGATGGTATATTTTTCCTCGAGTTGCTCAGTGCAGTGGAGCCCAGAGTTGTGAACTGGAGTCTTGTTACTAAGGGAGAAACAG ATGAGGAGAAAAAGATGAACGCCACATACGTTATCAGCATTGCTAGAAAGCTTGGATGCTCGATATTCTTGCTACCAGAAGATATAACAGAG GTGAATCAGAAAATGATGCTTACACTTACAGCAAGTATCAAGTATTGGTTTATGAAACAACCGATTGAAGAAAGACCAGGTGGAGCTTCTGATAGCGAAAACTCATCGGAGACAATGTCAAACTGTACAATGGACGATAGTGCTTCAGAGACCTCTTCAACAGAGGACAGATAA
- the LOC113283898 gene encoding (RS)-norcoclaurine 6-O-methyltransferase produces METVSKIDQQNQAKIWKQIYGFAESLVLKCAVQLEIAETLHNNVKPMSLSELASKLPVAQPVNEDRLFRIMRYLVHMELFKIDATTQKYSLAPPAKYLLRGWEKSMVDSILCINDKDFLAPWHHLGDGLTGNCDAFEKALGKSIWVYMSENPEKNQLFNAAMACDTRLVTSALANECKSIFSDGISTLVDVGGGTGTAVKAISKAFPDIKCTIYDLPHVIADSPEIPNITKISGDMFKSIPSADAIFMKCILHDWNDDECIQILKRCKEALPKVGKVIIVDVVIDMDSTHPYAKIRLTLDLDMMLNTGGKERTKEEWKTLFDAAGFASHKVTQISAVQSVIEAYPY; encoded by the exons ATGGAAACAGTAAGCAAGATTGATCAACAAAACCAAGCAAAAATCTGGAAACAAATTTACGGTTTCGCAGAATCACTAGTTCTGAAATGTGCAGTCCAACTAGAGATTGCTGAAACACTTCACAACAATGTCAAACCCATGTCTTTATCCGAATTGGCATCGAAACTTCCCGTTGCTCAACCCGTTAACGAAGACCGTCTGTTCCGAATTATGCGTTACTTGGTTCACATGGAGCTCTTCAAAATAGATGCTACCACGCAGAAATACTCATTAGCTCCACCAGCTAAGTATTTGTTGAGAGGCTGGGAGAAATCAATGGTTGATTCAATTTTATGCATAAATGATAAGGATTTCTTAGCTCCATGGCACCATTTAGGCGACGGTTTGACCGGTAACTGTGACGCTTTTGAGAAAGCGTTggggaagagtatttgggtgtaTATGAGTGAAAATCCTGAAAAGAATCAATTGTTTAATGCAGCAATGGCTTGTGATACTAGATTGGTTACTTCTGCATTGGCTAATGAGTGCAAAAGTATTTTCAGTGATGGAATCAGTACACTGGTTGATGTCGGCGGTGGTACGGGTACTGCAGTGAAAGCCATATCTAAAGCTTTTCCGGATATTAAGTGCACTATCTATGATCTTCCTCATGTCATAGCTGATTCTCCTGAAATCCCCAATATCACTAAAATTTCTGGAGATATGTTCAAGTCTATTCCTAGTGCTGATGCCATCTTCATGAAG TGCATACTTCACGACTGGAACGATGATGAATGCATTCAAATCTTGAAGAGATGCAAAGAAGCATTACCAAAAGTTGGCAAAGTTATTATCGTGGATGTCGTGATAGACATGGATTCGACTCATCCATATGCAAAAATTAGACTCACACTGGATTTGGATATGATGCTTAACACTGGTGGAAAAGAGAGAACCAAAGAAGAATGGAAGACACTTTTTGATGCCGCTGGTTTTGCTAGCCACAAAGTCACTCAGATATCTGCTGTCCAATCTGTAATTGAGGCTTACCCTTATTAA
- the LOC113280275 gene encoding uncharacterized protein At1g24485-like, whose translation MNTQLFDLRILLLFSYFSCFLILVPVSAKVFLSIDCGSSSSQPHTDANSIEWVGDDAYIQTGETHKVQVAPSNLSTWDYQVMSTLRAFPTRRRNCYSIDIEDTTTAERVLVRATFYYGNYDKKANPPNFLLHFNGNNWARIETSMSGIEYKEVAYSLNNGNNINICLAQTLSVTFRLYLRWKLEVWIQRFPEDSFDRIWHTTRPPTGLITVASNSPSIIVDTDDKPPEAVLRAALTSTLTRNHITYSGFADPKYPVHFNAYFSEVIELSSTQKRSMDISVDNKLINSIIVPKGPVIPPYGRALEVHIPNITSAYTIAFKPTDDSTLPSLINALEGFVIGDALVQGNSGWKK comes from the exons ATGAATACCCAACTTTTCGATCTTCGTATACTTTTACTCTTTTCATATTTCTCATGTTTTCTTATCCTCGTACCAGTATCTGCAAAAG TTTTTTTGAGCATAGATTGTGGTTCTTCTTCATCACAACCTCATACGGATGCAAATTCGATTGAATGGGTTGGGGACGATGCATACATACAAACTGGAGAAACACATAAAGTCCAAGTTGCACCATCGAATCTAAGTACTTGGGATTATCAAGTCATGAGCACTCTTAGAGCATTCCCAACTCGGAGAAGGAACTGTTATTCAATAGATATCGAAGATACTACTACCGCTGAGCGTGTCCTTGTTCGAGCCACTTTCTATTACGGCAACTATGACAAGAAGGCAAACCCACCGAATTTCCTTCTTCATTTCAATGGAAACAATTGGGCACGGATCGAAACCTCCATGAGTGGTATTGAATACAAAGAAGTGGCATACTCATTGAACAATGGAAACAATATAAATATATGTCTTGCTCAAACTCTATCAGTAACATTCCGTTTATATCTGCGCTGGAAGTTAGAAGTTTGGATTCAAAG ATTCCCTGAAGAcagtttcgatcgaatttggcacACAACTAGACCACCTACTGGTTTGATTACGGTTGCAAGTAACTCCCCATCCATTATTGTCGACACTGACGATAAACCTCCTGAGGCGGTATTAAGGGCAGCACTAACGTCGACACTGACCAGAAATCATATTACTTATAGTGGTTTTGCAGATCCTAAATATCCTGTTCATTTTAATGCATATTTTTCAGAAGTGATCGAACTAAGTTCTACTCAGAAACGATCAATGGATATAAGTGTTGACAATAAGCTGATCAATAGTATTATTGTTCCCAAGGGCCCTGTGATTCCACCATATGGGCGAGCATTGGAGGTCCACATTCCTAATATTACTTCTGCATATACGATTGCTTTTAAACCGACAGATGATTCAACTCTTCCATCACTGATCAATGCCCTTGAAGGGTTTGTTATCGGTGatgcattagttcaaggaaaTTCTGGATGGAAAAAGTAG
- the LOC113283899 gene encoding uncharacterized protein At1g24485-like isoform X2, with amino-acid sequence MSNMNTQLLNLLLLLVFSCFSCFLVLVPVSAKVFLSIDCGSSSLKPRTDENSIVWVGDGPYIQTGNIHQVNGSTEPKFDSNVMSTLRAFPTRKKNCYSIDIDNKAEEDNTMVDRVLVRANFYYGNYDNKSSPPTFNLQFNGNNWKQNNNTENSIVYEEVVFSLKKGNNIDVCLAQTQPDNIPFISALEVRSLDSDAYSYVPSDYPSFFVDRVAYGTNTTIRYPEDSYDRIWDSYGPLSNTSPLMRVRSTSPSINVNIEDKPPEAVLRTTLTSSKDLLYSRTRNLTVPLIHLNAYFSEVIKLNSTQKRSFDIIVNNNLDNSIILPKNPVIPPYGRALEVHILNVTTFNSSFSILFNRTNDSTLAPLINAIEEFIIGEKLAQGTNSKDVGALGLLQKSFIQLQDWNGDPCLPSPYTWDWVACNDDTDSPRITALYLNDLGLKGRLPDFSAMNALKTMKLR; translated from the exons ATGAGCAACATGAATACCCAacttcttaatcttcttcttcttttagtctTCTCATGTTTCTCATGTTTTCTTGTCCTTGTACCAGTATCTGCAAAAG TGTTTTTGAGCATAGATTGCGGCTCTTCGTCCTTGAAACCTCGTACTGATGAAAATTCAATCGTATGGGTCGGGGATGGCCCTTATATACAAACTGGAAATATTCATCAAGTCAATGGTTCCACAGAACCCAAATTTGATTCTAATGTCATGAGCACTCTTAGAGCATTTCCAACTCGCAAGAAGAATTGTTATTCAATAGATATTGATAATAAAGCTGAAGAAGATAATACTATGGTTGATCGGGTTCTCGTACGAGCTAATTTCTATTACGGAAACTATGACAATAAATCAAGCCCACCTACTTTCAATCTTCAATTCAATGGGAACAATtggaaacaaaataataacacgGAGAACAGTATCGTATATGAAGAAGTGGTATTTTCATTGAAGAAGGGTAACAATATAGACGTATGTCTTGCTCAAACTCAACCGGATAACATTCCCTTCATATCCGCTCTCGAAGTAAGAAGTTTGGATTCAGATGCTTACAGTTATGTCCCTTCAGATTATCCATCGTTTTTCGTTGATAGAGTTGCTTATGGTACCAATACAACAATAAG GTACCCTGAAGATAGTTATGATCGGATCTGGGACTCATATGGACCACTGAGTAACACTAGTCCTTTGATGAGGGTTAGAAGTACCTCGCCATCCATAAATGTCAACATTGAGGATAAACCTCCCGAAGCTGTATTAAGGACAACATTAACTTCATCCAAGGACTTGCTCTATAGTCGCACTAGAAATCTTACGGTTCCTCTTATTCATTTGAATGCGTATTTTTCAGAAGTGATTAAACTAAATTCTACTCAGAAACGATCATTTGATATTATAGTTAATAATAACCTCGATAACAGTATTATTCTTCCTAAGAACCCTGTGATTCCACCTTATGGACGCGCATTGGAGGTTCACATTCTCAATGTTACTACTTTCAACTCTTCATTTTCAATCTTGTTTAATCGAACAAATGATTCAACTCTTGCTCCACTAATCAATGCCATTGAAGAGTTTATCATCGGTGAGAAATTAGCTCAAGGAACCAATTCAAAAGATG TGGGAGCATTGGGTTTACTTCAAAAGAGTTTCATTCAGCTTCAAGATTGGAATGGTGATCCTTGTTTACCTTCACCATACACATGGGATTGGGTTGCTTGTAATGATGATACGGATTCTCCTCGTATTACAGCATT GTATCTCAATGATCTTGGATTAAAAGGCAGATTACCGGACTTCAGTGCAATGAATGCTCTCAAGACCAT GAAGTTACGATGA
- the LOC113283899 gene encoding LRR receptor-like serine/threonine-protein kinase IOS1 isoform X1 codes for MSNMNTQLLNLLLLLVFSCFSCFLVLVPVSAKVFLSIDCGSSSLKPRTDENSIVWVGDGPYIQTGNIHQVNGSTEPKFDSNVMSTLRAFPTRKKNCYSIDIDNKAEEDNTMVDRVLVRANFYYGNYDNKSSPPTFNLQFNGNNWKQNNNTENSIVYEEVVFSLKKGNNIDVCLAQTQPDNIPFISALEVRSLDSDAYSYVPSDYPSFFVDRVAYGTNTTIRYPEDSYDRIWDSYGPLSNTSPLMRVRSTSPSINVNIEDKPPEAVLRTTLTSSKDLLYSRTRNLTVPLIHLNAYFSEVIKLNSTQKRSFDIIVNNNLDNSIILPKNPVIPPYGRALEVHILNVTTFNSSFSILFNRTNDSTLAPLINAIEEFIIGEKLAQGTNSKDVGALGLLQKSFIQLQDWNGDPCLPSPYTWDWVACNDDTDSPRITALYLNDLGLKGRLPDFSAMNALKTINLGNNTPS; via the exons ATGAGCAACATGAATACCCAacttcttaatcttcttcttcttttagtctTCTCATGTTTCTCATGTTTTCTTGTCCTTGTACCAGTATCTGCAAAAG TGTTTTTGAGCATAGATTGCGGCTCTTCGTCCTTGAAACCTCGTACTGATGAAAATTCAATCGTATGGGTCGGGGATGGCCCTTATATACAAACTGGAAATATTCATCAAGTCAATGGTTCCACAGAACCCAAATTTGATTCTAATGTCATGAGCACTCTTAGAGCATTTCCAACTCGCAAGAAGAATTGTTATTCAATAGATATTGATAATAAAGCTGAAGAAGATAATACTATGGTTGATCGGGTTCTCGTACGAGCTAATTTCTATTACGGAAACTATGACAATAAATCAAGCCCACCTACTTTCAATCTTCAATTCAATGGGAACAATtggaaacaaaataataacacgGAGAACAGTATCGTATATGAAGAAGTGGTATTTTCATTGAAGAAGGGTAACAATATAGACGTATGTCTTGCTCAAACTCAACCGGATAACATTCCCTTCATATCCGCTCTCGAAGTAAGAAGTTTGGATTCAGATGCTTACAGTTATGTCCCTTCAGATTATCCATCGTTTTTCGTTGATAGAGTTGCTTATGGTACCAATACAACAATAAG GTACCCTGAAGATAGTTATGATCGGATCTGGGACTCATATGGACCACTGAGTAACACTAGTCCTTTGATGAGGGTTAGAAGTACCTCGCCATCCATAAATGTCAACATTGAGGATAAACCTCCCGAAGCTGTATTAAGGACAACATTAACTTCATCCAAGGACTTGCTCTATAGTCGCACTAGAAATCTTACGGTTCCTCTTATTCATTTGAATGCGTATTTTTCAGAAGTGATTAAACTAAATTCTACTCAGAAACGATCATTTGATATTATAGTTAATAATAACCTCGATAACAGTATTATTCTTCCTAAGAACCCTGTGATTCCACCTTATGGACGCGCATTGGAGGTTCACATTCTCAATGTTACTACTTTCAACTCTTCATTTTCAATCTTGTTTAATCGAACAAATGATTCAACTCTTGCTCCACTAATCAATGCCATTGAAGAGTTTATCATCGGTGAGAAATTAGCTCAAGGAACCAATTCAAAAGATG TGGGAGCATTGGGTTTACTTCAAAAGAGTTTCATTCAGCTTCAAGATTGGAATGGTGATCCTTGTTTACCTTCACCATACACATGGGATTGGGTTGCTTGTAATGATGATACGGATTCTCCTCGTATTACAGCATT GTATCTCAATGATCTTGGATTAAAAGGCAGATTACCGGACTTCAGTGCAATGAATGCTCTCAAGACCAT AAATTTGGGCAACAACACACCTTCATAA